AAGAAGACACCCCGCCCGGGTGCCCTGGAGACGGACGGTCCCCAGGGCACCCGGGCGGCGTCCGTCAGGCGGGCGCCGGTTCACGGATCGACTCCGTGACGATGCGATGATGAAGCGTTTCAATTCCGGAAGTCGGAGCTCTGACGGGCTTCTGTGGGGAAACCTTCCGTGGTCACACCGCTTCCGGCCTGATCGTTGCAAGGCTGCTGCGTGAGGCGCTGACGACTTCTTTCGGAGGGCCTGTCGCCCCTTGGCGGCGAGTGCTTGAAACCTTTCATGCATTGAGCCGGATGGGCCTGCCCGGTACCGATCGTTGAGCTGTCCGGCTGACACGGCTCAGGGCCGCGGGGGATGTGGACGAAAGGTCAGGTGTTCGCACTTCGCGGACCTGACAGGTCCGCGATCCGCTCCTCCACCCCAAGGGAGAACGCATGCGCCTGCGCGCCCGCTGGGCACCGGCCGCCCTGCTGCTGATCGCCCCTCTGATCGGCACCACCACGGCCGCCGCAGACACCGCCGAGACTCTCGTCCCGGTGCAGAAGTCGGCCCGGGCCGTGCCCGGTCAGTACATCGTCACCCTCGCTCCCGAGCAGAAGCCGGCCGCCATGGCCGAACAGCTCGGCGTCAGCGTCCTCTTCACCTACAGCAAGGTCCTGCACGGATTCGCGGCCTCGCTGACGTCCGCGCAGCTGGAGCAGGTGCGCGGCGCGGTGGGTGTCCAGGCCGTCGAGGAGAACAGCGAGGCCTCCGTCTCGCCGCCCGCCGCGAAGTCTGCGGCCGGGACGCGGGCCGTGGCCGGGAGCTGGGGGCAGGACCGCATCGACCAGCGGAACCTGCCCCTGGACGGCACCTACGACGTGGACGGAACGGGCGAGGGGGTGACGGCGTACATCCTCGACACCGGCATCGAGTCCGCGCACAGCGAGTTCGGCGGCCGGGTGGGCGCCGGCTACGACGCCATCGGTGACGGCCGTGACGGTGAGGACTGCAACGGCCACGGCACGCACGTTGCCGGGACGGTGGCCGGTGCGACCTACGGTGTCGCCCCCGCCGCCTCTCTCGTGCCGGTGCGGGTGCTCAACTGCGAGGGTTCCGGCACCTGGGCCGGGATCATCGCCGGCCTCGACTGGATCGCCCAGAACGCCGAGCAGCCGGCCGTGGTCAACGCCTCCCTCGGCGGACCCGCCTCGTCGGCCGTCGACGACGCGTTCGACGCGCTCGCGGCCGAGGGCACCCTGCCCGTCGTCGCGGCGGGAAACGAGGACCAGGACGCCTGCGACGTCTCCCCGGCGCGCGCCGACGGCGTGCTCGCGGTGGGTGCCAGTGACGACCAGGACCGCCAGGCGACGTTCAGCAACTGGGGCACCTGTGTGTGGCTCTACGCCCCCGGCGTGGACATCGTGTCCGCGAAGCTCGGCGGCGGCTCCACGAAGCTGAGCGGTACCTCCATGGCCAGTCCGCACGTCGCGGGCGCCGCCGCCCTCTACAAGGAGCAGCACCCCGACGCGTCCCCGCAGGACGTCGCCGACGCGCTCGCCACGGAGGCGACCCCGGACGTCCTGACGGGTCTGGGCTCCGGATCGCCCGACCGGCTCCTCCACACCGGCGGTCTCTGACCTCCGGGAGGCTCAGGAGCGGGGTCCGCGTCCTGCGGGCCCCGCTCTTCGCTGCCCCGGAGCAGCGCGTTCTCAGCGGCTTGCGTCAGTGCGCAAGAAATTACATGGACTGCGGCCGCCGTCCAGGGCGTCTCCGCCCGCGTGCACACGTCTCGAATGGCCCTCGTAGAAAGCTCGTTGTGTTGTCCCCCGTCATGCTCGGCGATGTTCCGGTTTCTGTCGGAACCGTGGACGCTCTCGCACTTGTCTGCAACTCTCTGACCGCAAAGCGCAAAACATGGCTTGGTGTGCGCAGGAAATGGCGCCACGGAGTCGTTCGGTCAGAGCCGCAGCCCTCGGCGCATCCTGCTCCGGGGCCGAAGATCGGGGACCTATGCGAGCCCA
The DNA window shown above is from Streptomyces sp. Alt3 and carries:
- a CDS encoding S8 family peptidase, whose amino-acid sequence is MRLRARWAPAALLLIAPLIGTTTAAADTAETLVPVQKSARAVPGQYIVTLAPEQKPAAMAEQLGVSVLFTYSKVLHGFAASLTSAQLEQVRGAVGVQAVEENSEASVSPPAAKSAAGTRAVAGSWGQDRIDQRNLPLDGTYDVDGTGEGVTAYILDTGIESAHSEFGGRVGAGYDAIGDGRDGEDCNGHGTHVAGTVAGATYGVAPAASLVPVRVLNCEGSGTWAGIIAGLDWIAQNAEQPAVVNASLGGPASSAVDDAFDALAAEGTLPVVAAGNEDQDACDVSPARADGVLAVGASDDQDRQATFSNWGTCVWLYAPGVDIVSAKLGGGSTKLSGTSMASPHVAGAAALYKEQHPDASPQDVADALATEATPDVLTGLGSGSPDRLLHTGGL